A single genomic interval of Cucumis sativus cultivar 9930 chromosome 5, Cucumber_9930_V3, whole genome shotgun sequence harbors:
- the LOC101207497 gene encoding MLP-like protein 328, which produces MALAGKLVSEVEINTPPHRFYKLFKEEINSIPNISPNLIQKIQIHDGDWSKHGHGSVKVWNYTIDNRAEVIKERVEFDDKKLVVRVVGLEGDVFKHYKTFTGTYQVVSKGPNRSAIIFTLEYEKLHDGPPYPDKYHEAMNSLAKDIESHLKK; this is translated from the exons ATGGCTCTGGCTGGGAAGCTTGTGAGTGAAGTAGAAATAAACACACCTCCCCATAGATTTTACAAACtctttaaagaagaaattaatagCATTCCAAATATTTCTCCAAacttaatacaaaaaattcaaattcatgaTGGGGATTGGAGCAAACATGGTCATGGTTCCGTCAAGGTTTGGAATTACACTATTG ATAATAGGGCTGAAGTTATCAAAGAGCGAGTTGAATTTGATGACAAAAAACTTGTGGTAAGAGTAGTTGGATTGGAAGGAGATGTGTTTAAGCATTACAAAACCTTCACTGGAACGTATCAAGTTGTTTCTAAAGGACCCAATCGTAGCGCCATAATATTTACCTTGGAATATGAGAAACTTCATGATGGTCCTCCTTACCCTGACAAGTATCATGAGGCTATGAATAGCCTTGCTAAGGACATTGAATCTCACCTTAAAAAATAA